In Chryseobacterium sp. C-71, the genomic window TTTAACGCAACGTCACGCACTGCAATTCTTGCAGGGTCAATTTCTGTCATGATTTTCTCAACAGCAATTGCCGGAAGATATTCCGTTGTTCTGCCCGGAAAACCAAATACAAAGGTGAAATCGTTTTCACCCTTATCTTTTATAGAAACTGGAAGGTAATGTTTCGGAACGTAAGGAACGTTATCTTTAGAATACTCAGCAGGTTTATTATTTTTGTCAGCATAAATTCTGAACATAGAGAAATCTCCCGTATGTCTTGGCCAAACCCAGTTATCGGTATCGCTTCCGAATTTACCAATGCTTTGTGGCGGAGCTCCTACCAAACGAACGTCTTTGTAGGTTTCAATCACATAAGCGTAAAATTTATTTCCGTAATACATCGATTTTACAGAAATCGACTGGTAGGGCTCTGTTTTTTGAGAATTTTTATAAATCTCAATATTAGCAGCTATTTTTTTTGATAGTTCAGGCTCTTGAAGATTGTCTGTATTTTCTAAAATCTGAGTAGTAACTTCTTTAATGTCAAGAATAAAATCAACGGTTACTCCGGGATTAGGTAATTCAGTTCCCATATTTTTAGCCCAAAATCCGTTTGATAAAAGGTCATTGTCAACCGTTGAGTGTGCCTGAATTTGTCCGTACCCGCAATGGTGATTGGTAAGAAGTAGGCCTTTTGGCGAAATAATTTCAGCCGTACAACCTCCGTTAAATTGTACCACGGCGTCTTTTATACTTGGTTTTTGAGTGTTGAAGATATCTTTGGCAGAGATTTTCATTCCCAAATCTTTCATCTCCTTTTCATTCAACTCAGTGGGAATCCACATTCCGCCGTATTGCTGAGCCATTCCCCAAGAAAAACTGAAGAACGCCGAAGCAATCAAAATAGTACGTTTTATCATTACAAAAAAATTTTGTCTAAAATACGGATTTAATTTTCTTAGAAAAAAGAAAACCCTTCCGAATTTTTATTCTGAAGGGTTTGGGAATTTATATCTTCTAGATTGAAAAATCTATCTTAATTGGACAAATAAAGTTTCATCATTTGTGTCTCTTAAGTAGCAGCAAAACTAAGTGTTTAATAAGTCTAATGAAATGAACCTATGTTAAGAAATGTGCCTTCTGATACGACTTAGCGCCTGCGGGGTAATTCCCAGATATGAGGCAATATATTTCAAAGGAATCTGAAGGATGTATTCCGGATAAGACTTTAGCAAATTCAAATATCTTTCTTCTGCATTATGCGATACCAATGAAATCTCCCGCTGTGCTTTTTTTAAATAAAGCTGTTCTGCGGAAATTCTGCCTATATAATTGCCCACCTTGGTGTTTTCGTATAAATCATGCACATCCAGATAATGAATTCTGTACACAGTAGTATCTTGTAATGCCTGAACATTGTATTCGCAAGGATTTCTGGTAATGAAAGAATCATATGCACTGTAAAACATATTTTTAGCAATAAACGAAAAAGTAATCTCTTTCGGTGGCTCTGTAGGATGGGTTTTGTGCATGAAAAAACGCACAATCCCTTCAACAATAAAATAAAGGTAATTTTCTGTTTCTCCTGAGTTTAATATGATTGTTTTTTTAGGAATTTCGATTTTCTCAAATTTGACCGTCTGACGCTTCGCCTCTTCCAAAGAAATTCCTAATCGGGTAACGTAAAAATGCAATAAATTTTCCATAAAATATGGATGCGAAATTAGTGAATTATGTCTGATTTCCAGCCTTTTTTCGGTGTTTTTAAATCTAAAATCTTTGAATTAGATGATGATTCCCGTAAAATTGTGAAAAAAACTTCTTTAATTTCTCAAAATTCATACGCATTTACTTTTTCGTCATGTCGAAGTTGCTGAATAAATAGATCATGATTGGTATGTTTTCCTGTCAACATCCATGTTGTCGTAATGTTTTCCTGATTGAATTTTTGTCTGACAACGAAAAATTTCAAGTGATAATTTTTAAATATATTTTCAAAATAAGCAACATCTTCAAAATTTCTTACGACAATTTTATACTCACGAATTTTGTGATTGTTATCAATGAAATTCTGCAAGTAACTGAGCGAACTTAAAATCAAAAGCACCAGAACTGTTCCGGTTAAGGACAGATAAACATATCCTGAGCCAACTGCCATTCCGATGGATGCCGTTGCCCAAATGGTGGTTGCCGTAGTGATTCCGTCGATTTTATTATCTCCTTTAAAAATAACTCCCGCACCCAAAAAACCAATTCCTGTAATAATATTTGCAGCGAGACGATCAGGATCATTCACCCCGATTTTTATAGAAAGAATGGTGAAAAGACAAGACCCGAAACACACGAGAATGAAGGTTCGCAGACCTGCAGATTTATTGCGGTATTCTCTTTCGGCCCCGATAAAAAGCCCAAGAATCACCGAAATAAAAATCAATACCAGCTCGTTTTGTATCGAATGATCTTTTAGAAAATCCATTTTTTGATTTTGTTTAAAATAAAATTACGATAATTATTGATTAGATAAATTTAAAATAATAATCTTTGTTAGAAACAATATTCGTTTGAATTGAATGTAAAGATTAAATCCATCTCAACTTTGCCGCCATCATACAAGCTTCAGCCATATTTCCGACACGCAGTTTCTCCAGAATATTCTGTCGGTGACGGTTGACGGTATTGATGCTGATGAAAAGTAATTCAGCAATTTCTTTGCTTCTTTTTCCATCCTGAATCATTTTCAAAATTTCCTTTTCACGAACTGATAAAAATGATGAATTTCCTGCCTCCGTCTGATGAATGACTGAACTGTTTGCCGTATTGATGATCATCCCGTGATGAAGAGAAGAATTCAGAAAATCAAAATGATAGAGGCAAAGCGCCAGTTCTACATTTTTATCATTGGCATTTGTGAAGTAGAACATTTTGTGCAAAAGTGCTTTCTGAGTTGGATTATCGGCAAGTCTCAATCTGCTCACCACACAATAATCTTTGTGCTGTTCAAAAGGAATGGTTTTAATGAACTGAAAAAACTGAAGTTCAAGCAAATGCTTTTGTAAAACATCTTCAGAATTTAATTTTGCGAAAAGTTCTTCTTCCCAGATACTTTCAATTTCCTGAGTATTTTGCTCTTGAAAAATATTCAATTCATCTGCCAATTTTCCTGAGTAAACATAACTTTTATTTTTTTGAAGGTCGCTCAAAACTGCAATTCCGTTTTCTAAATCCACAAAATTTTGGGCAATTTCCTTAGATTTATTAAGCTGTAGGTTTTCGCTTTCGAAAGTGGAAGCGAATTCTTGTTGCAGAAGTTTTTCGTTGAGGTCGGATTGGATTGGTTTCATTAAGAATGGTTATAAATCAGTATTGATTTCTGAGCTTTATGCTTGTAAATTTGCCCATTATCAACGTAAAAATACAATGAATAATTTGAACGAAAAAAAAAAAATGCTGAGTGGAGAAATTTACGATGCCACCGATGACCTTTTGATACAAGAAAGAAATCTTTGCAAAGATCTCTGTTTTGAGTACAATCACCTTCAGCCTTCAAAAATTGAGGATAGAAAATCTTTAATTAAAAAACTCTTCGGAAAAACGACAGAAAATTTCCATATCGAACAACCTTTTTATTGTGACTACGGTTATAATATTGAGATTGGCGAAAATTTTTACACCAACGTGAATGTTGTCATTCTAGATTGTGCAAAAGTGACTTTCGGAGACAACGTTTTTATCGCTCCCAACTGCGGATTTTACACAGCTGGTCATCCTTTTGATGTCGAGCAACGCAATAAGGCTTTGGAATATGCTTACCCAATTACTGTCGGAAATAATGTCTGGATTGGTGCAGGTTGCAGCATCCTTCCCGGAGTTACGATTGGTGATAATACTGTTATCGGAGCAGGAAGTGTAGTCACAAAAGATATTCCTTCCAATGTTTTGGCTGTGGGAAATCCATGTAAGGTAATCAGAGAAATTTAGAATATTTTAATTTTTAAAATTCTCGCAGATTGTCCAGATTTAGCAGATAAAAAATCTGCGCCATCAGCTTAATCTGCGAGAACAACATCATTTAGAAATGAAAAAAATAATACTATCATTAATCATAGCATTAAATTTATTTCAAGGTTTAAAAGCGCAGTCTTTAGAAAAAATGACTTGGTTCAACGAACCTCAGCAATGGGAAATCAAAGAAAAAAAACTCATCATGAATGTCACACCACAAAGTGATTACTGGCGAATTTCGCATTACGGTTTTACAGTAGATGATGCCCCATTTTATTACTCAACTTACGGCGGAGAATTCGAAACCAAAGTAAAAATCACCGGAGATTACAAAGCCCGTTTCGACCAGATGGGATTAATGTTGAGAATCGACGAACAAAATTACATCAAAGCCGGAGTGGAATTCGTAGACGGAAAATTCAATCTAAGCACTGTCGTTACCCATAAAACAAGTGATTGGAGTGTCATCGTTCTCGAAAAAACACCACCATTTGTCTGGATAAAAGCAGTTCGTAGATTGGATGCAGTTGAGATTTTTTATTCATTTGATAACAAAGATTACGTGATGATGAGAAATTCTTATCTGCAAGATAATACTCCCGTTAAAGTGGGTTTCATGGCGGCAAGTCCTGATGGAAATGGTTTTAAAGCAACTTTTGAAAACTTTTCGGTAAAGCATCTTCCGGATCAGCGTCGTCTGGAATGGCTGAAAAAAAATCAGAATTAATTATAAAATTTTCTCCCGAATTTTATGAAATACAAAATAAGACTGCCATTTTTGACGGTCTTATTTTATTAGATTAATTCTTGATAAATTTCTCAGTTATAAATCGATTTTTTTTGTAAATTTTAATGATGTATTTTCCTTTTGAAAGTTCGGAAACATTAATTGAAGAACCATTTATATTTTGAGATTTTAAAATTCGTCCCGCAACATCATAAATTTCAACTTTTACTATTTTCTCTTTAGACTTAAAATACAAAATGTCTTTGACGGGATTTGGATAGAAAGATATTTGTTCAGATTTATCTGATGTTTCTGCAATAGATAACAGAGTTACAGGGCAAGATGAATCCACTGTTGCAGAAGTGTATCCTTGTTGATTTATATTTGAAGTAGCAATAGGAATATCTTCAGCGTCGCAGCAAAGATATTGAAATGGCACATTGTCGAAAATCTGGAAAGTGGAAGGGAAATTTTGTCCACCATTTTTAATCTTGATGCTTTGTAACAGATTATCTGACAGGTACACCGTGTGAAGGAGTGGGTTTGCATTAAGATCCGCAGTTGCCAGGAAATTACCTACTGCACTTAGACTTTGCAGATTACTGAAATTACTAAGATCCAAAACTGTTAGCTCATTATTATTGAGAACCAGATTTTGTAATAGAGGAAGCGTGCTTAGCTGGAGCATACTAAGACTGTTATTTCCAAGATCAATACCCGTTGTTGCTGAGCAGTTCTGTATAGTGAGATTTGTAAGGGCATAATTACTTGTACAGTTAATAGCTGCTAAAACAGGGAAATTTGAAATTGTAAGATTATTCAGACTATTGTTTGTATTGATGGTGAGCTGTGACAATGCAGGTAGATTTTGCAGCGTGAGTGTTGTTAGATTAGAGCAGTATCCGATTTTAAAATTCTGCAGATTGCTGAAATTAGAGATATTAAGTGTAGATAAAGCGTTAAAACTGGACATGTCAAGAACTTGAAGATTGTTGAGACCGTTCAGATTTATTGTTGTTGCAGCAATAGATCCCATTTTCAGATTTGTAAGATTGCTGAAACTCGTAATTCCAGTAATATTCGAAATGGTTGAAGAATAAAATTCTAAACGGTAAACATTTAGTGCTTCAGAAACTTCTATTTCACTATTAGAATTGGCATCTAATACTATATTTTGACCAGCGCTATTTTTTGCAACACCATTCGATGTATTGGCAGAAAGTAGTTTTGCCTTAAAATTCGCATCGGGAATATTTATTATTTGTGCCTGAAGCAGAGAAAGTGCAAATAATAAAAATAGGAAATAGATTTTTTTCATATAAATTATTAGGTTTAAATTCTTTTTAGAGTGAAAAACAAAAATATACCATTAAGACTGAATCTCAATGGTACAATATGTTAAATTATTAAGAAAGATATTTATTCTTTAATCAAATCCAAAAACTCTTGCTCATCCAAAATCGTAATCGTTCCAATATCCTGAGCTTTCTTCAACTTGCTTCCTGCTTTTTCGCCCACGACCAGATAATTCAGATTTTTAGAAACCGCAGAAATATTTTTTCCGCCGTGTTTTTCTACCATTTCTTCAGCAGATTCTCTGGTGAAAAGTGATAGTTTCCCTGTAAACAAAAAGGTTTTCCCATCTAAAGCATTGGATAGAACTTCATTGGTATTTTCACCTTTCTCCAACTGAACGCCATAAGATTTCAGCCTTTCTAGCATCAGAATATTTTCAGGATTATTAAAGAAATCAACGATGCTCACCGCGATTTTCATCCCGATATCTTCTACCTGACACAATTCTTCAGCCGTCGCTTTTTTCAAATCATCAATCGTGTTGAAGTTCTTTACCAATTTCTTGGCAACCGTTTCCCCAACGTGTTTGATGCCGATTCCGAACAAGACTTTTTCAAACGGGATTTCTTTAGATTTTTCGATTCCGTCAATAATATTTTGAGCCGATTTTTCTGCCATTCGTTCCAAAGGAAGAATCTGTTCTTTCGTCAAAGTATAAAAATCTGCAGGGTTTTCAATCAGTTTTTCTTTGTAAAGCTGTTCGATGGTTTCGCTCCCTAGATTATCAATATTCAAAGCTTTTCTCGAAACATAATGAATCATTCTCCCGACAACCTGAGGCGGACAATGCAAATCGTTAGGGCAAAAATGAATCGCCTGGTCTTCTAGTTTTATCAATTCAGTTCCGCATTCCGGGCAGTTTTTGATGTATTCAATTTCCTTGCTTTCTGATGTCCGTTTTTCTTCGTTAATGCCGACAATTTTTGGGATAATTTCACCGCCTTTTTCTACATAAACAAAATCATGCTCGTGCAAACCGAGTTTTTTAATAATATCCTCGTTGTGAAGAGAAGCACGTTTTACGGTTGTTCCGGCTAATAAAATTGGTTTCAGATTGGCAACGGGAGTTATTGCGCCAGTTCTTCCAACCTGATAAGAAACACTTTGCAATTCGGTTTCTACTTTTTCGGCTTTAAATTTATATGCCATCGCCCAACGGGGAGACTTTGCCGTGTAACCAAGCTGTCTCTGTTGTTTTAATGAATTGACTTTCAATACAATTCCGTCGATTTCAAAAGGTAAGTTGTTTCTTTCCGTATCCCAGAAGTTGATGAATTCTTTAATTTCTTCTAAATTCTTGCAAAGTTTTGTCTGAGCTGAGATGGTAAAACCCCAATCCTGCGCTTTGTGAAGCAATTCCCAATGGCTTTCTGCCGGAACTTCCTGCGATACAAACTGGTATAAAACCGAAGACAGTCTGCGTTTTCTCACTTCACCGCTGTCCTGCATCTTCAAACTTCCGCTTGCCGTATTTCTTGGATTCATAAAGAGGTCAAGACCTTCTTCCTCACGCTGTTTGTTGATTTTATCGAAATTTTTTCTTGTCAGATAAATTTCTCCACGCATAAAAAAACGTTCAGGAAAATCTCCGGTCAGTTTTACCGGAATGTCTGAAATGGTTTTTACGTTGGAAGTAATTTCATCACCCTGAAAACCGTCGCCACGCGTTACTGCCTGTGTTAGTTTTCCGTTTTCATATAAAATTGAAATCGAAGCACCGTCATATTTTAATTCCGCAACAAATTCTACAGGTTCATCAATCGTTTTAATGATGCGTTTTTCCCAATCTGCCAGGTCGTCAAAATCGTAAGAATTATCCAGAGAATACATTCTGAATTGGTGCTGAATAGTCGGGAAAATCTTCGTTACACCGCCACCAACACGTACGGTTGGAGAATTGTCATCGTGAAATTCCGGATATTTGGCTTCCAAATCCTGAAGCTCTTTTAATAATAAATCAAATTCAAGATCAGAGATGCTGGGCTCATCCATCAGATAATAGTTTTCATTATGCTGATTGAGTTCTTTACGGAGCTGTTCTATCTTTTGCTGGATATTTTCGGACATTGCGTTAGTTTCTTTTCGACAAAAATAATAAGTCTTGGGCATATTTGAGTGATTAAAATTAAGATTAAATTCAACAAATGTTGATAGCATTTTAAACTAGGTTTCAAAATCTCTTTCTAAATTTGCATCCTGTTTCAGATTGATTCAGTCAGTAAAATGTATTTACTGAATTTTTTTTAATGAGGAAGATTATTTAATTATGAAAAATTTTATCTTAGGGTTAGCAGTTTTAAGTACAGCAATGATGAGCGCACAAACCCAGATTATCGCACACAGAGGATATTGGCAGACTAATCCTCCCACGACAGAAAATTCAATTAAAGCGTTAGAAAATGCACAGAATCTAAAGATTTACGGAGCCGAATTTGACGTGAGAATGACCAAAGACGGCGTTTTGGTCGTAAACCACGATGAGCATCACGGTAAAATGGAAATTTCAGAAACAGATTTCAAAGAATTGAAAAAACTGAAACTATCGAACGGTGAAAATTTCCCTCTATTAAAAGATTATTTGAAAGCAGGAAAAAAAGATAAATCTTTAAAGCTGATTGTAGAGATCAAACCGGATAAAACCAAAGAAAAAGAAGATGAGTTGACGGCAAAAACCATCAAATTGGTAAAAGAGTTAAAACTTGAATCTCAAAGCGAATTTATTTCTTTCAGCTTAAATATCTGTAAAGAGATTAAAAAATTAGAGCCAACATTCAAAGTTCAGTATTTGAAAGGTGAATTGTCTCCACAGCAAATCAAAGACGAAGGTTTAGACGGAATTGATTATCATTACAGCATTTTCCAGAAAAACCCGACATGGATTGCTGATGCTAAAGCTTTAGGATTGATTACAAATGCTTGGACGGTAAATGATGTTGCCGTGTACGACGACTTAAAAAAGCAGGGAATCGGTTTTGTTACAACCAATATTCCTGATCAGCTGAAGAATAAATAAGCGGTCATTTTTACTTAGATTTATAGATATTATTCAACCTGTCTCTTTTGTGAGGCAGGTTTTTTATTGTACAATACTCTGATTTAAAGATGTAAAGGGTGAAAAATTATTTTCTCGAAAAAAGACAATAAAGGTATGCGGAAATAATTCAATTTTTATATTAAAAATAATTCATTCTTTTAAACCGCTGTCAGTTAAAAGTTTATGCATTTGTGTTAATCATAAATTAATATGGCGTTTAAGAATTCTTTAAAATATGTTAAAACCTTATTAAACTTATGCTCGTCATAGCTTTCTAATTTTGCGCAAACAAAAAAGTGTATGCGTAAAGAGACTCAAAAATTACTACTGTTATCCGTTTTAGGATTGGTGAGCGTCAATATGGCAGCTCAGCAACAGGTAAAGAAAGATACGATCAAGAATATCGATGAAGTTGTAGTGACAGCTCTGGGTATCAAAAGACAAGATAAATCATTAGGTTATGTGGCTGAAAAGGTAAATGGAGAAGAATTTACAAAAACTCAAAACAATAACTGGGCGCAGGCTTTAGAAGGTAAAGTGGCAGGTCTGAAAATTCAGACTGCAGGAGCAGGGCCTCTAGGATCTGCAAAAATTACTTTGCGAGGAAGCGCATCCATGAATATGGACAACAACCAAGCCTTAATTGTTGTAGATGGTGTTCCTTTGGGAGGTACAAACACAGGAACAGGAAATGCTGCTTACGGTGCAGGAACTGGTGGTGATCTTCCTGTAGATTTTGGAAATAATTTCAACAGTATCAATCCTGACGATATAGAATCTGTTACTGTACTGAAAGGTGCTACTGCAGGAGCTTTGTATGGTTCCAGAGGAATGCACGGTGCCATTATGATTACTACGAAATCCGGAAAATCTAAAAATGGTAAAGTATCGGTTACTTTTAATTCTAATACAAGTTTTGATTCTGTTCTACATTGGCCAGATTATCAGTACGAATACGGACAGGGGACTTTACAAAAAAACACAGCCGGCCAATACTATTATTCTTACGGAGCTTCTCCGGATGGTGTAAATACAGGTTCTACAAGTAGTGCTTTCGGGCCAAAATTTAACGGACAGTCTTATTTTCAGTATGATCCTACGGTAGAAGGACAAAGTCTTCAAAGACAAGAGTGGAAGCCTTACAAAAATAATATAAAAGACTTTTGGGAGGTAGGAACGACCTTTGCAAATAATTTATCAATCGAAAGTTCGACAGAAAAAACAGCTTTCAGAGCATCTCTAAATTATACAAAAAATAACTGGATGATGCCAAATACTGGTTTCGACAGATTTAATGGGGCTTTGTCAATTGATCATCATGCCAGCGATAAACTTCACATAGTAACTAAGTTTGCTTACAACAGCACAGAAAGTGATAATCTTCCGGCAACAGGCTACAACAATCAGTCGATTTCTTACTTCATGATTTTCCAAAATCCCAATGTAGATCTTAATTGGTACAAACCAATCTGGAAGAATGGGCAAAACCAGATTGATCAGATCCATCCTTTCAGCTCTTTTATTGACAATCCATATTTAATTGCCTATGAAATGCTTAATGGGGTCAATAAGAAATTTATAACAGGAAACGTAACGGCGACTTATAAGTTTGCCAAAAATTTTGATGTGATGTTACGTTCAGGGCTTGAGATTACAGATGAAGAAAGAACGACAAAAAGACCTTACAGCTCTGCGAATTATCTTCAGGGATATTACAGAGAACAACATATTAATAATTCCGAATTCAATACGGATATCTTATTCAGCTACAAAAACAACTTCGGAAAATTTGGCTTTAATGCTTCTGCGGGTGGAAACCTTAGATACAATGAATACACCCTGAATGACTACCGTGCTACAGGATTGAAAATTCCTGGTCTGTATGAGCTTACCAACGGTATTTCTCTCCTTACGAGAGTTCCTCAGCCAAGAGATAAGGAAATGAACAGTTTGTATGGTTTAGCATCTTTAAACTACGATAATGTTTGGTTTTTAGATCTTACGGCAAGAAATGATTGGAGTAGTGCATTGCCAAAAGCTGATAGATCCTATTTTTATCCTTCAGCTGCCACATCATTTATTCTTTCAGATATTTTTAATTTAAAATCAAATAATTTTAATTTCTGGAAATTGAGAGCTTCATGGTCGATGGTAGGAAGTGATACCGATCCTTACAACTTGTTGCAGACTTATAATACAAGCGATTTCAATAACTCTGCAGAAGTTGCCTCAATTTATTTCAATCCCAATCTAAAACCTGAAATGAATACCAATATTGAGGC contains:
- a CDS encoding Crp/Fnr family transcriptional regulator, with the translated sequence MENLLHFYVTRLGISLEEAKRQTVKFEKIEIPKKTIILNSGETENYLYFIVEGIVRFFMHKTHPTEPPKEITFSFIAKNMFYSAYDSFITRNPCEYNVQALQDTTVYRIHYLDVHDLYENTKVGNYIGRISAEQLYLKKAQREISLVSHNAEERYLNLLKSYPEYILQIPLKYIASYLGITPQALSRIRRHIS
- a CDS encoding MgtC/SapB family protein, which produces MDFLKDHSIQNELVLIFISVILGLFIGAEREYRNKSAGLRTFILVCFGSCLFTILSIKIGVNDPDRLAANIITGIGFLGAGVIFKGDNKIDGITTATTIWATASIGMAVGSGYVYLSLTGTVLVLLILSSLSYLQNFIDNNHKIREYKIVVRNFEDVAYFENIFKNYHLKFFVVRQKFNQENITTTWMLTGKHTNHDLFIQQLRHDEKVNAYEF
- a CDS encoding response regulator transcription factor, which gives rise to MKPIQSDLNEKLLQQEFASTFESENLQLNKSKEIAQNFVDLENGIAVLSDLQKNKSYVYSGKLADELNIFQEQNTQEIESIWEEELFAKLNSEDVLQKHLLELQFFQFIKTIPFEQHKDYCVVSRLRLADNPTQKALLHKMFYFTNANDKNVELALCLYHFDFLNSSLHHGMIINTANSSVIHQTEAGNSSFLSVREKEILKMIQDGKRSKEIAELLFISINTVNRHRQNILEKLRVGNMAEACMMAAKLRWI
- a CDS encoding sugar O-acetyltransferase translates to MNEKKKMLSGEIYDATDDLLIQERNLCKDLCFEYNHLQPSKIEDRKSLIKKLFGKTTENFHIEQPFYCDYGYNIEIGENFYTNVNVVILDCAKVTFGDNVFIAPNCGFYTAGHPFDVEQRNKALEYAYPITVGNNVWIGAGCSILPGVTIGDNTVIGAGSVVTKDIPSNVLAVGNPCKVIREI
- a CDS encoding DUF1349 domain-containing protein, producing the protein MKKIILSLIIALNLFQGLKAQSLEKMTWFNEPQQWEIKEKKLIMNVTPQSDYWRISHYGFTVDDAPFYYSTYGGEFETKVKITGDYKARFDQMGLMLRIDEQNYIKAGVEFVDGKFNLSTVVTHKTSDWSVIVLEKTPPFVWIKAVRRLDAVEIFYSFDNKDYVMMRNSYLQDNTPVKVGFMAASPDGNGFKATFENFSVKHLPDQRRLEWLKKNQN
- a CDS encoding T9SS type A sorting domain-containing protein → MKKIYFLFLLFALSLLQAQIINIPDANFKAKLLSANTSNGVAKNSAGQNIVLDANSNSEIEVSEALNVYRLEFYSSTISNITGITSFSNLTNLKMGSIAATTINLNGLNNLQVLDMSSFNALSTLNISNFSNLQNFKIGYCSNLTTLTLQNLPALSQLTINTNNSLNNLTISNFPVLAAINCTSNYALTNLTIQNCSATTGIDLGNNSLSMLQLSTLPLLQNLVLNNNELTVLDLSNFSNLQSLSAVGNFLATADLNANPLLHTVYLSDNLLQSIKIKNGGQNFPSTFQIFDNVPFQYLCCDAEDIPIATSNINQQGYTSATVDSSCPVTLLSIAETSDKSEQISFYPNPVKDILYFKSKEKIVKVEIYDVAGRILKSQNINGSSINVSELSKGKYIIKIYKKNRFITEKFIKN
- the ligA gene encoding NAD-dependent DNA ligase LigA, translated to MSENIQQKIEQLRKELNQHNENYYLMDEPSISDLEFDLLLKELQDLEAKYPEFHDDNSPTVRVGGGVTKIFPTIQHQFRMYSLDNSYDFDDLADWEKRIIKTIDEPVEFVAELKYDGASISILYENGKLTQAVTRGDGFQGDEITSNVKTISDIPVKLTGDFPERFFMRGEIYLTRKNFDKINKQREEEGLDLFMNPRNTASGSLKMQDSGEVRKRRLSSVLYQFVSQEVPAESHWELLHKAQDWGFTISAQTKLCKNLEEIKEFINFWDTERNNLPFEIDGIVLKVNSLKQQRQLGYTAKSPRWAMAYKFKAEKVETELQSVSYQVGRTGAITPVANLKPILLAGTTVKRASLHNEDIIKKLGLHEHDFVYVEKGGEIIPKIVGINEEKRTSESKEIEYIKNCPECGTELIKLEDQAIHFCPNDLHCPPQVVGRMIHYVSRKALNIDNLGSETIEQLYKEKLIENPADFYTLTKEQILPLERMAEKSAQNIIDGIEKSKEIPFEKVLFGIGIKHVGETVAKKLVKNFNTIDDLKKATAEELCQVEDIGMKIAVSIVDFFNNPENILMLERLKSYGVQLEKGENTNEVLSNALDGKTFLFTGKLSLFTRESAEEMVEKHGGKNISAVSKNLNYLVVGEKAGSKLKKAQDIGTITILDEQEFLDLIKE
- a CDS encoding glycerophosphodiester phosphodiesterase family protein, with the protein product MKNFILGLAVLSTAMMSAQTQIIAHRGYWQTNPPTTENSIKALENAQNLKIYGAEFDVRMTKDGVLVVNHDEHHGKMEISETDFKELKKLKLSNGENFPLLKDYLKAGKKDKSLKLIVEIKPDKTKEKEDELTAKTIKLVKELKLESQSEFISFSLNICKEIKKLEPTFKVQYLKGELSPQQIKDEGLDGIDYHYSIFQKNPTWIADAKALGLITNAWTVNDVAVYDDLKKQGIGFVTTNIPDQLKNK
- a CDS encoding SusC/RagA family TonB-linked outer membrane protein, encoding MRKETQKLLLLSVLGLVSVNMAAQQQVKKDTIKNIDEVVVTALGIKRQDKSLGYVAEKVNGEEFTKTQNNNWAQALEGKVAGLKIQTAGAGPLGSAKITLRGSASMNMDNNQALIVVDGVPLGGTNTGTGNAAYGAGTGGDLPVDFGNNFNSINPDDIESVTVLKGATAGALYGSRGMHGAIMITTKSGKSKNGKVSVTFNSNTSFDSVLHWPDYQYEYGQGTLQKNTAGQYYYSYGASPDGVNTGSTSSAFGPKFNGQSYFQYDPTVEGQSLQRQEWKPYKNNIKDFWEVGTTFANNLSIESSTEKTAFRASLNYTKNNWMMPNTGFDRFNGALSIDHHASDKLHIVTKFAYNSTESDNLPATGYNNQSISYFMIFQNPNVDLNWYKPIWKNGQNQIDQIHPFSSFIDNPYLIAYEMLNGVNKKFITGNVTATYKFAKNFDVMLRSGLEITDEERTTKRPYSSANYLQGYYREQHINNSEFNTDILFSYKNNFGKFGFNASAGGNLRYNEYTLNDYRATGLKIPGLYELTNGISLLTRVPQPRDKEMNSLYGLASLNYDNVWFLDLTARNDWSSALPKADRSYFYPSAATSFILSDIFNLKSNNFNFWKLRASWSMVGSDTDPYNLLQTYNTSDFNNSAEVASIYFNPNLKPEMNTNIEAGMDFSFIKNRLTYGVTLYQNNTKNQIITVPTLIESGYSTRIINAGEIRNRGIEMTLGAYPVKTQNFSWNVNANWSMNRNKILSLPGEFNGEPYTMSSVGGVVFFNAVVGGSLGDMYGAKLQRSPDGQVIYGSDGLTAKSTKIEYVGNAYAKWRGGLQNTFKYKNISFSFSLDGQYGGMVYSQSHHKMSEQGKLENTLPGRDNPNGTFVGAGVVQNADGSFSANTKAVALHTYYGDYYRRANIETNSFDASFIKLREATITYDFPKDIVRNLKMSNLSLSIYGRNLLMWTKNFPLFDPEAATLNDSSITPGVEVGQLPTARTVGIQLNAKF